The sequence GCTATGCGATTTCGATCGAACGGGAGGAAGGCGACAAGGTCATCGCGCTGTTCAAGGCCATGCTCCCTGCCGATCTTGGAGCACTGCGCTGATTGCCTCCGGTCGCCCTACAGACGGTGAGCGAGGGGATATCCGCAAAAGCTTTCATACGTCTGGAAACTCGGCCCGCTTGCTGCTATTGCCGCTGGAACATTAGCGCTCGCCAAGGAGGCCTTGCATGACCCAGATGATATTCACCGATCGCACTGTCATGGCTGAGCTGATGGCCAGGATGCTTTGGGAGATCAAGGCGGTCCACTTCAATGCCGACAAGCCCTACAAATTTGCGTCCGGCATGGCGAGCCCGGTTTATATCGATTGCCGAAAGCTGATCTCCTATCCGCGCATCCGCTCGACGGTCATGGATTTTGCCGCCAGCATCATCGTGCGCAATGTCGGCTTCGAGCAGTTCGATTGCGTTGCCGGCGGCGAGACGGCGGGCATTCCCTTCGCCGCCTTCCTGGCCGAGCGCTTGAACCTGCCGATGATCTATGTGCGCAAGCAGCCGAAGGGTCATGGTCGCAACGCCCAGATCGAAGGCGATATGAAGGACGGCGCACGCGTGCTCGTCATCGAGGATCTGACAACGGCCGGCGGCAGCATGTTCACCTTCATCGACGCGATCCGTGCAGCCGGCGGCATTGTCGATCATGGCATGGCGCTGTTCTACTACGGCATTTTCCCTGAGGCGGTCGAACGCTTCGCTAATCGGAAAGTCAGCTTGCAATACATCACCACCTGGCGCGAAGTGCTCGCCGTCGCCAAGGAGCAGAAGCTGTTCGACGACAGGACGCTCGAAGAAGTCGAAGCCTTTCTCAACGCGCCGCTCGCCTGGTCCGGCCGGAACGGCGGTATTTCGGAGCTGCCTACAAACTGACGCTTTGCTCTTGCACTGAAGCTATCTAATCGATTTATAAGACTGACACGACAGACGCGCTCTTTGGGAGGCCGGAATGATTTTGTGCTGTGGCGAAGCTTTGATCGACATGCTGCCGCGGGATACGACGCTGGGTGAAAAGGGCTTTGCCCCCTACGCCGGCGGCGCGATCTTCAACACCGCGATCGCGCTCGGTCGCCTCGGCATTCCCACGGGCTTTTTCACCGGCATCGCCGACGACATGATGGGCGAAATCCTGCGCGATACGCTCTCGGCGTCCAAGGTCGATTTCAGCTAT comes from Rhizobium tropici CIAT 899 and encodes:
- a CDS encoding orotate phosphoribosyltransferase, whose translation is MTQMIFTDRTVMAELMARMLWEIKAVHFNADKPYKFASGMASPVYIDCRKLISYPRIRSTVMDFAASIIVRNVGFEQFDCVAGGETAGIPFAAFLAERLNLPMIYVRKQPKGHGRNAQIEGDMKDGARVLVIEDLTTAGGSMFTFIDAIRAAGGIVDHGMALFYYGIFPEAVERFANRKVSLQYITTWREVLAVAKEQKLFDDRTLEEVEAFLNAPLAWSGRNGGISELPTN